GCACTATGGTATGGCTCGTACAGTCATCCTTGCGTCGCTGGACAACAGATCAATCCAGGAATTCGGGTTCCATGCAACTACAAGGCTATCCGGCAACGCGAGGCCGAAAATCAATTCGAGTAGGCGCGCGGATAGCGTTGGTCTGCCTCTCTGTTCTGGCAGTGGCGCAAATCGAGGGTTGCGCGTCGCTGCCACCCTCGGCGAAAGCAGAAAGCTTCGCATTGCCCGCAAACGATGCAGATCCGCTAGTACAACTCGCCACGGCGAGCACACCTTCCGGGTCAGGGTCGAGCTTCAGGCCCATGCCTTTCAGCCGCATCTCCATGGACACCCGGCTCGCGCTTGCAAAGCGAGCATCCCACACCTTGGACCTTCAGTACTATTTGATTCAGGACGACACCACAGGAAGAACACTGCTCAGAGCTGTCAGGGACGCTGCGTTGCGCGGTGTCCGGGTGCGCATACTCGTCGATGACCTGTACACGGACACCAGTGAACAGCTTCTCCTGGATCTGTCGGCTACTCCGAACGTCGAGATCAGGCTGTTTAACCCTTTCCCCGCCGGAAGGACATCGGCGCTCATGAAATGGGCGTTGTCGCTGGATGACTTCTCTCGTCTAAACCACCGGATGCACAACAAGCTTTTCATTGCCGATGGTGCGTTTGCGGTTGCTGGCGGAAGAAATATAGCTGACGAGTACTTTTTTCAGAGCCATGTTGGAAATTTCATCGATTTCGACTTGTTGCTAGCCGGAGATGCGGTGCCGAGGCTTGAGTCAATTTTCGACAGCTACTGGAACAGCCCGCGGGTGTATCGAATGGCTAGCATCGACAACTCTCCCGACGACCTGGCCGCGCGGCAAGCGTCATTCGAACGCGAGACCGCCGGCGAGACCGCATTCGCCAGCGCACCGGCGGCGGTGGCAGATGAGCTCGGATTTCTTCCTTTCAGCCAGGAAGCAGACCAGCCTCGGCTGAACATGCTTTCCGGTCAGGTCGAAACCTTTGCCGATACGCCTGAGAAGGTTTCCGGCCGCGCCGAGAAAGGAGACGATGCGTCCACGGTGACGTCGCGCGTCTTAAAGGCGATATCCGAAGCGAATACGGATGTCTTGCTGGTCTCGCCGTATTTCGTCCCGGGGGAAGTAGGGATGGCTGCGCTGCAAAAGGTGCGCGACCGCGGCGTGAAAGTTACGCTGATAACCAATGCGGTAGGCGTGAACGATGAGCCCCTGGCTAGCGCTGCTTATGCTACATACCGCGTTCGCATGCTTCGAATGGGGATTGATATCTATGAGGTGAGCTCGCAGGGTCTACACGCCAACAAAGATGTAGAGACAGTGATCAAGCGGGACTCTATCGGTCGATCGCATGCCAAAATCGTCGTCATCGATAGCGATACGACCTTCGTGGGATCGATGAACATGGATTTACGATCATCCCGCGAGAATACAGAAATGGGGATGTTCGTGCACTCCCACCAGCTTTCCCAGCAGGTCATTTCCCTATTGAATGGGATCCGAAGCAGTGGGACCTATCACCTAAGCCTGGCGAGCGACGGAAAGACCCTGGAGTGGACGGCGATGGAAAACGGCACCGAGGTGATCTACAAGTCCGAGCCCGAGGTGAGCTTTGGAGCGCGGTGGAAAATGTGGCTTCTCGCTCCGTTTGTTTCGGAACAGATGCTTTAAGAACAGGCTTACAGGTAAAACCAGCCAGGGCCCACGCCTCGGAAAGAGACGCATCCTCGTTGTTCAAAGTCAAAATAATTTTGTTGATCGTCACAGTGACTTCGACGGTGCGTTTTCGCACCCATCACTCTTCAGTTGCACCCCGAGCAATACGACGTAGTGCAAAATAGCGTGGCGGAGACCTTGACCGTGGTCAACCTGAAAAAACGGTCGTTCGCTTCACCGGCAGCACCACGCGCCGGGGCAAGACTTCCGTAGACTGTCGACGACATAATCACCGAGGAATGCCAAGCATGACTAAAAATATCCCGGAGATATCGCCGGCCCTGCGCGAGTGGACCGAGAAAGTGGCCCTTGACCATGGGAAAGTCGTCGACCGGGTATATGCAGCGTTGATGAATATCAAGCTGTATGCAGATCTGGATTCCCCAACCAAACTTGATATACGCAATTCGGTTGCCTGGTCGGCCAAACTTTGGTTCGGCACCCTGTTGTCCGGCACCGCTCCATCGGCCGAAGGACTGGAGGCCTTCCGGGAGTACGGGCGCCGGCGGGTCTACCAGGGATTGCCTCTCGATGCGTTGCTGCGCGCTTTCCGGCTGGGGTCCCGCGAGTTATGGTGTTTTTATATTGACCCGGACGAGAAAAGCGACGAGTTGCGGGATGAACTGTTATTCCGGATCTCACCGTTTTTGATGGAGTTCTTCGACGTTCTGGCGCAGATCATCTCCCAGACCTACCTGGATGAACAATATAAACAGGCCCGCTGGCGGGAATCCCTTCGATATCAGCTGCACAGCATTATTTTTTACTACCCCGAAGACACCGAAGGATTCGCCAAAACCGCAGCCGCCCTCCGGCTCGATGGAACGATTCCCAGAATAGCGCTGGCCATCGACGTACACTCGATCGACAGCAATTCGCCGACGTTCAAAAGTGAACTCGACCGAATTGTCGTTGCCATCGCCCGACGGCTCAAATTGCCCGTCGATACGCTCTTCGACATCTGGTACGGCGGGAAACTACTCCTGTGGATACCGGCCCGGCTCGGCGACCTGATCGGCATGAGCGATCTTCAGGTGGGCAAACAGATCGCAGCGCTCGCAGAAACAAGCCCGGAAATCAAGGCAATCGGCGTTGGCCTGATGGGCGAAGGCGCGGCAGGCTGGGCTATGTCCGCGGAAGAAGCAAGCCGTGCCCTCAGTCTCGGCCGCGCTCAGGGAGGCGAAGAGAGCGTGTGGTTGTATTCGAAAATCGTCCTCGAAGAAAGCGTACGCTGTACGAAAAACGCACTGCGTTACCTTGTCTCTCTGGTCGAACAACTCGCGAGCGAACCCGAATTGCTCGAAACACTCAAGACCTACTTCGACCAGTTGCAACGGAGAAAGGTCACCGCGAGCGTTCTTGGCATTCATCCGAATACGCTCAACTATCGGCTCGAACGAATTGAAAATATCCTCGGAGCACGCCTCGACGACGCCAGCTGGATATCGAAGCTCGATATTGCAATCAAGCTGCACGGCTCGGCCAGGTAAACCAGGCCGGAGGCACCGGCATTGGAAAAATAGCTAACTGCGTTGTGAGTTATCACATATGCGACAGGTCGGGATAACTTTAAGATCCGATGTGCTCGCTGCCGTTGATTCGAACTTACGTACAGGGTAAGAAAAAGTCAGGGCCTGCGCAAATTAATGAGCGTCGCCCGACCGGGCAGGCGCTGGACGTCCATGAACCCGGAAGGTCCGTTTCGATGTCAAAAGATTTGTCTGCCCCCTGCTTCGACACCGTTCTCTACGAAAAGAGAAATGCTACGGCTTACGTGACGCTGAACCGTCCCGAGCTAATGAACGCGCTGAACCGGAAGGCGATTGCAGAACTAGGCGCAGCGTTTGCCGACGCACAAGCGGACTCGCAGATTCGCGGCGTCATCATCACCGGCGCAGGCAACCGGGCATTCATTGCAGGAGCCGACATCTCTGAGCTCGCCACCGCCACGCCGATCGAGGCCGAACGCCAGACGCGGGCGGGGCAAGCGCTTCTCAATCTCATCGAAAACCTCGGCAAGCCAGTCATTGCCGCAGTGAACGGCCTGGCACTTGGCGGTGGGTGCGAAACCGCACTCGCCTGTACGTTCCGGCTAGCCAGTCCGGGCGCGAAGTTCGGGCAGCCTGAGATCAAACTGGGGCTTATCCCCGGCTTCGGCGGAACGCAGCGGCTCCCTCGCCTCGTGGGCAGGAGTGTTGCGCTGAAACTCATCCTCACCGGCGAGATGGTATCCGCGGACGAGGCATATCGGATCGGCCTGGTAGATGAAGTCGTAGAAGCCGGAAATCTGATCGCCCGCGCCGAGGCGCTTCTGGCACAAATCGCCGCCAACGCACCGTTAGCCGTCGCTTATGTAATGGATGCCGTCAACGTTGGGCTCAACTCAGCGTTGCCGGAGGGACTCGCGCTGGAAGGAAAACTCTTCGCGCTATGCGCAGCGACCGAGGACAAGAAAGAAGGGACCACCGCCTTCCTGGAGAGGCGTCCGCCGAGATTCCAGGGCCGTTGAGACGGAACGGCTCTTCCTTGATCCAGCTCTCGATCCAGTCAAGCTTAGTAGTGCAAATGGTCAACGTCTAACCCCAAATCGGGAACACTTCCATGACTGACGGACAACGCGTGTTTTCAGGTCTCAAGGTGCTCGACCTTGCGAGCTACATTGCCGGCCCTGCGGCAACAACGATTCTGGCGGACTTCGGAGCAGACGTCATCAAGATCGAGCCGCCGGGTACGGGCGACGTGTACCGGTTCTTCTCGGCCATGCCGCCGAACCCGGTGGCAAACACGAACTACGCCTGGCAATTGACGAACCGCAACAAGCGCAGCATTGCCCTCGACCTGAAGTCCAGCGAAGCCAAGGAGGTGCTGACACGCCTCGTTCAATGGGCCGATGTCGTAGTCGTCAATTTCCCGCCACGTGTGAAAGCCGCTTTGGGCGTGAGCTACGAGGCGTTGTCGCCGCTCAACCCGAAGCTGATCTACGCCGACATTACCGGCTATGGATCCGAAGGGCCCGACGCCGACACACCCGGTTTCGATGTCACGGCGTATTGGGCTCGCTCCGGCCTCATGGAAGTTACCCACGACGCCGGTAGCCCTCCGACACTCCCTATTCCGGGGATTGGCGACCACGCCACGGCCACAACACTGTATGCGGCGATCGTCACGGCGCTCTATACACGCACCAGGACCGGCAAAGGCAGCCATGTGTCGACTTCGCTGATCGCCAACGGTATCTGGGCAGCAGCCGCGTGGGTCGAGGGCGGTCTCAATGGCGGTCGATTCTTCGCCCAGCACGACCGGAAGAATCCACCCAACGCACTGCTGAACCCATACCAGACAGCCGACGGTCGCTGGATTCTGCTGGTTGCGGCGCAACGCAAGGACTGGGCCGCCTTTACCCGCGCTATCGGTGTGCCAGAGCTTCTGGAAGACCCAAGATTTTCCGACGAACGACGTATCGATAACGCAGCCGCGTTGGTCAAAATTCTCGATCCGCTATTCGCGAGCCAGCCGCTTGCCTTCTGGAAAAAAACGCTTAACGCGGCGCGCGTGATTTTTGGCGTCGTGCAGATTGCCGAAGAGATCATTCACGATCCGCAACTGGAGGCCAACGGCATCGTCGTGCCGCTCGATCTGCCGGGAAAGCCCGCCATGCGCACGGTCAGCAATCCTATCCAGATCATGGGTGAACACAAAGTGAAGCCGGGCGCCGCGCCGCAACTCGGGGAACACGGCGCCGAGATCCTGCGAGAGATGGGCTTCACTCAGGACGAGATCGCACGTCTTCACGAGGCAGGCACTGTCGCGCGATTCGAAGGCGCGGCCTGATTCCACCGCGTTGGACGGTTTGCGCGAACGCCCTTGGCTGCCAGGCACGCGCAAGCCATTACCCAGCCATTCACCTGGAGCTTTACATGACTGAAGACGAAATTCGCGCACACGCCTACACGATGCCGATCAGCAGCCCAGCCTATCCCAAACCGCCTTTCCGGTTTGTCGACCGCGAATTCATCATCATTACCTATCGCACCGATCCGCAAGCGCTGGCCAGAATCATCCCTGCACCGCTGCTTCCTGCCGAACCTATCGTCAAGTACGAATTCATCAGGATGCCCGACTCGAGCGGCCTCGGCTCATACACCGAATCGGGTCAAGTCGTACCGGTGACTTTCGACGGTGTATCCGGAGGCTTCACACACGCGATGTACCTCGACAGCGGAGCCGGTATCGCCTCCGGACGTGAGTTACTTGGCTTTCCTAAAGTATTCGCCCAGCCGAAGCTTGAAATCCGCAACGACGCGCTGGTGGGAACCCTTGATTACAACGGTGTGCGCGTTGCAACCGCAACCATGGCGTACAAGTACGAGCCACTCGATCTCGCTGCCGTCAAGAAGACGCTCGCGGCGCCTGGCTTTCTGCTGAAAATCTTACCTCACGTCGATGGGTCGTCGCGGGTCTGCGAACTGGTCAGGTATTACGTCACCGACGTCACGGTCAAAGGCGCGTGGAGCGGGCCGGCCTCCCTTGAGCTGCATCCTCACTGTTTCGCGCCGGTCGCAAAGCTGCCGGTACTTGAGGTCCTATCGGCGATCCATATCCTGACCGACCTCACAATCGGTGGCGCCGAAGTCGTGCACGACTATCTGCACCATCCCTCGAACGCCTCCTGATCAACGCTCTAGTGGAACTCTCCATGACTGCCAGTTCAAAGCCTAACCACGCGCTTCCCGCTCCCGATAGCGACTTCTATCTGCTTAACGAGATTCTGAACGATACCGAGAGGGCTTTGCTTAAGCGGGTAAGGACCTTCATGGAGAGCCAGGTCGCGCCTGTGATCAACAAATTTTGGGCCGAGGATGCGTTCCCGTTCGAACTCATTCCCGGCATCCGGGACCTCGGCATCGTAGGCGTCGGATTCGAAGGATATGGCTGCCCTGGCGGCAGTACGCTTTTCGATGGATTTATCGCCATGGAGCTGGCGCGCGTCGACTCTTCCATCGCAACTTTTTATGGCGTCCACAGCGGACTGGCGATGGGCTCGATCTATCTTGGCGGTTCGGAAGAGCAGAAACAGAAATGGCTGCCGCCGATGGCACGGCTGGAAAAAGTCGGTTGCTTCGGACTGACCGAACCGCTGGTAGGGTCCGGCGCCGGGGGCGGATTGCTGACGACGGCGAGGCGTGAAGGGGATACGTGGATTCTGAACGGCCAAAAGCGGTGGATTGGAAATTCTCCCTGGTGCGACCTGTCGATTATCTGGGCACGCGATGTCGATGACAATCAGGTCAAGGGTTTCATCGTCGAAAACAAAACCACCCCGGGCTTTTCCGTCGAAAAGATCGAGAACAAGATCGCGCTGCGAGTCGTGCAGAACGGCGTCATCACGCTCGATAACTGCAGGGTGCCAGAAGAGAACCGCCTCCAGAGCGATCTGTCCTTCCGCGACACCGCGCGGGTACTGCGGCTGACCCGTCAATACGTTGCATGGGAGGCGGTCGGCTGCAGCATGGGGGCTTACGAACACGCGCTGCGCTACGCGCAGACTCGCGAGCAGTTCGGCAAACCGATCGCATCGTTCCAGATGGTGCAGGATCTTCTTGCCAGGATGCTCGGCAATATTACCGCGTCACAATGCATGGTCGTACGTCTGGCCCAGTTGCAGGATCAGGGCAAACTGCTGGACCAGCATTCCGCACTGGCCAAGGCATTTTGCACGACCCGTATGCGCGAGACCGTCGCGTGGGCGCGGGAAATCTTTGGCGGTAACGGCATCGTGCTCGACTATAACGTCGCACGCTTCTTCGCCGACGCCGAAGCGCTCTATTCATACGAAGGCACCCGCGAAATGAACTCCCTGATCGTCGGCAAGGCGGTGAGTGGTTTTAGCGCTTTCGTCTGACCTCACTCCACTCGAAGGATTGTTAGTTATGAGCAAAGACATCAACCGCATTGCCATTATCGGCACCGGCGTCATCGGTGCGAGCTGGGCCGCCTTGTTCCTTGCCAAGGGTAAGGATGTCATCGCCACGGACATCGCGCCGGATGCCCAAGTGAAGCTCGAGGCGTTCATCGACGCGGCATGGCCCGCATTGGAAAGGTTGGGACTCGCGCCAGGGGCCTCGCGCACCCGACTGGAGTTCGCGGCGAATCTCGACGACGCGGTGGCCGGCAGCGATTTGGTCCAGGAGAATGGACCCGAGCGTATCGATTTCAAAAAAGACCTCTACAGGCATCTCGACAATATCCTGGCGCCCACCACGATCATCGCGTCGAGTTCTTCCGGCCTGACCATGAGCGAGATCCAGTCGGCCTGCAAGAATTATCCTGAGCGGTGCGTGATTGGACATCCGTTCAATCCGCCACACCTGATACCGCTGGTTGAAATTGTCGGCGGCGCCAAAACATCTGAAGAGACCATCGAACGTGTCGCGGCTTTTTATAGCGGTCTCGGAAAGCGCACTGTTCGTCTGCATAAGGAGGTGCCGGGGCACGTCGCTAACCGGCTACAAGCCGCGCTATACCGAGAAATGGTGTATCTGATCTCGGAGGGCGTGGTCAGCGTGGCCGACGCGGATACTGCTGTTTCCTGGGGACCCGGTCTGCGCTGGGGTGGTATGGGTCCGAGCCTGCTCTTTCATCTGGGCGGAGGCGATGGCGGTATCGAACATTTCTTCGAACAGTTCACGGGACCGATGAGCGCATGGTGGCACGTACTCGGCGCGCCCGAGCTGACCCCCGAGGTTCGCGCAACCATCATCCGAGGGGTGCACGAACAGACTCAATCGCGATCCGCGCATGAACTTGCCGCGCATCGCGATGAGATCCTGCTCGGCCTCCTGTCCCTTCGGGGAGACGAAGTCTGATGTTGTCACGAGGCTGGTAAACCCCAGCCGCGACTGCTGAGTGCCATGGAACTAGAAGCGCTTGCGGATCCCGATCCGCAGCGCCACCTGATTCGGCGAGCTGGACGGTTCGAGCACGGGCGCGAGATCGGCAACCGCTCCGCCTCCAGCATGCATGTAGGTTCCGGACAGGTAGACATCGGTGGACTTGGAGAGAAAATAGTCCGCGCTCGCATCGAACTCCTGATACTTCGGTTCCTGCCCGGTCGCGGAGACATTCCCTATCGTATAGCTGTACGCAGCGCCCAGTTGCAACGTCGGCGTCACCATGTAGCTGGCAACCACTTCGCCGATATTGAACGTCACGTGTCCGTCGATCTTCGCGCCTACCGTGGGGTCGAGACCACCGAACTGCGTGTGCGTCCAGTCGGCGCTCAACTTCGCCGCACCGAACGTGTAGGCGGCGGCAAACCCGAACACCTTATAGCTGCTGGCGGCGAGTCCATAGTTGCCGTCGACGGTATTGGTGGCCGTCCATACCCCCTCCGTCACGGCGGTGGCCGGATGGTCGATCGAGGTATAGGCGCCCACCAGTTGCAGACTGCCGTTCACATACTGCAGCGCAAAGGACTTCGCGCTGTTCTGCGCGACATCGCCCGCGACGCCGCCGAAGCTGTAGGTCGCCACGCCGGTTAAGCCAGCAATGGTTGGAGAGACGTACTTGACGGCATTGTTGAGGTGAAAGTCGATGCCGTTATTATCCAGGTCCCCGGGGTGCGGAAACAGAATGCCACCCGGCAAGAGACCGTTTGCCGATAGCGCGCCGATATAGTCGCCGATTTCTTCGCCCTGCCGTCCTAACGTCAACGTGCCGTATGTGTCGTTGGTCAGGCCGACATAAGCCAGTCGTCCAAACTCCCGGCCGCCCTGGCTGAACGCGCCGGTATTGACGTTAAAGCCGTTTTCGAGCCTGAAGATTGCCTTCGTACCGCCCCCGAGGTCTTCGGCGCCCTTGAAACCCCAGCGATTGCCCTGCGAAATGCTGCTCTGCATCTGCAAGGCGCTCTTGCCGCCCTGGTTACTCGACCACGTCAGACCGTCGTCGATGATGCCGTAAATCGTCACGCTGCTTTGGGCCCAGGCCCCAGCACTAGAGAACGAGAGTCCAGCCAAAGCGAGGAGCAGCTTCTTCACAATGTTTCCTTATATGATTTATCCAGCTTTCGTTTGCATGACGAACTAATCTGATTGGGCAGAAGATTTAGCGTTCACCCAGCACGCGCAACGGGGCGGCACTTCGACATGGCGAAGACCCACCCCGTGAACCGAAATCTAAGTTGGCATATTCCCGGCAGCAAATCAGCCAAAAACGGCCTGCCAAATAAGCGTGACTTATTCGGGCGAAATTCGGCAAGTGCAGCGCGCCCGACATGAAGCCGGCTCATAGCGTTCATTTTTGTCCCGAATTTGACCGGCCTTTTCGCCGCGCCTATCGTTCGGCCATGTTTCCCGAGTGTCTCCTCTGCCTGCTGCCCCCGGTCTCCGGCGAGCAGGAACTCCAACTTCGTGTGTGCCCAATACCATGAACTCCGACGCGACAGTGACGCTTGCTCCCCCAACTCCCGCCCGCCCCATCAGCACGGTGCGTCGCGCCGTGACGACTGCCGTGCTTGGACAGGTGCTCGAGTGGTATGACTTTTTTCTGTACGGCACGGCCGCTGCGCTGGTGTTTGGCCACCTGTTTTTCCCGGTCGGGAACGATCCGTTGACGGGCACGATTGCCGCATTCGGCGGCTTTACGGTGGGCTTTATCGCGCGTCCGATCGGCGGTGTGCTGTGCGGGCACATTGGCGACCGCTACGGCCGCAAGACGGTCATGATGCTAACCCTGCTGACCATGGGAACCGCGACCGTATGCATGGGTTTGCTGCCCACCTACCAGCAAGTCGGCCTGGCGGCTCCGGTATTGCTCGTGCTGCTTCGCATCCTTCAAGGTCTTGCAGCGGGCGGCGAATGGAGCGGCAGCATCCTGCTGATTCACGAGAGCGCCCCCGCGTCGAAGCGCGGTGCACTCGCAGCCTGGAGCCCTGGCGGCGCAGCGTTTGGTTTCGTCCTGTCGACGCTCGCGTTCCTCCTCGTCAAGCGCTTGTCGCCCGATGATTTCCAGAGTTGGGGCTGGCGCTTACCGTTTCTTTGCAGTGCGCTGCTCGTGGTGCTCGGCCTGTGGATGCGCCGCTCCGTGGAGGAAAGCGCCGAGTTTGCCGAAGTCCGGGCCACGGGTAAAGAGAGCCGTCTGCCAATTGCGGAAGTGCTGCGCCGTTGCCCCCGCCAGGTGCTGACGGTCTTCGGCCTGCGCTTCGGCGAGGGCGCAGCATCGTATATCTTCTTCGCCTTTTCGATCGCCTACGGTCAGTTCATCGGCCTGAAATCGTCGTGGCTCCTCGGCGGCCTGACGGTCTCC
The sequence above is drawn from the Paraburkholderia phenazinium genome and encodes:
- a CDS encoding phospholipase D family protein is translated as MQLQGYPATRGRKSIRVGARIALVCLSVLAVAQIEGCASLPPSAKAESFALPANDADPLVQLATASTPSGSGSSFRPMPFSRISMDTRLALAKRASHTLDLQYYLIQDDTTGRTLLRAVRDAALRGVRVRILVDDLYTDTSEQLLLDLSATPNVEIRLFNPFPAGRTSALMKWALSLDDFSRLNHRMHNKLFIADGAFAVAGGRNIADEYFFQSHVGNFIDFDLLLAGDAVPRLESIFDSYWNSPRVYRMASIDNSPDDLAARQASFERETAGETAFASAPAAVADELGFLPFSQEADQPRLNMLSGQVETFADTPEKVSGRAEKGDDASTVTSRVLKAISEANTDVLLVSPYFVPGEVGMAALQKVRDRGVKVTLITNAVGVNDEPLASAAYATYRVRMLRMGIDIYEVSSQGLHANKDVETVIKRDSIGRSHAKIVVIDSDTTFVGSMNMDLRSSRENTEMGMFVHSHQLSQQVISLLNGIRSSGTYHLSLASDGKTLEWTAMENGTEVIYKSEPEVSFGARWKMWLLAPFVSEQML
- a CDS encoding PucR family transcriptional regulator: MTKNIPEISPALREWTEKVALDHGKVVDRVYAALMNIKLYADLDSPTKLDIRNSVAWSAKLWFGTLLSGTAPSAEGLEAFREYGRRRVYQGLPLDALLRAFRLGSRELWCFYIDPDEKSDELRDELLFRISPFLMEFFDVLAQIISQTYLDEQYKQARWRESLRYQLHSIIFYYPEDTEGFAKTAAALRLDGTIPRIALAIDVHSIDSNSPTFKSELDRIVVAIARRLKLPVDTLFDIWYGGKLLLWIPARLGDLIGMSDLQVGKQIAALAETSPEIKAIGVGLMGEGAAGWAMSAEEASRALSLGRAQGGEESVWLYSKIVLEESVRCTKNALRYLVSLVEQLASEPELLETLKTYFDQLQRRKVTASVLGIHPNTLNYRLERIENILGARLDDASWISKLDIAIKLHGSAR
- a CDS encoding enoyl-CoA hydratase/isomerase family protein, which codes for MCSLPLIRTYVQGKKKSGPAQINERRPTGQALDVHEPGRSVSMSKDLSAPCFDTVLYEKRNATAYVTLNRPELMNALNRKAIAELGAAFADAQADSQIRGVIITGAGNRAFIAGADISELATATPIEAERQTRAGQALLNLIENLGKPVIAAVNGLALGGGCETALACTFRLASPGAKFGQPEIKLGLIPGFGGTQRLPRLVGRSVALKLILTGEMVSADEAYRIGLVDEVVEAGNLIARAEALLAQIAANAPLAVAYVMDAVNVGLNSALPEGLALEGKLFALCAATEDKKEGTTAFLERRPPRFQGR
- a CDS encoding CaiB/BaiF CoA transferase family protein, with translation MTDGQRVFSGLKVLDLASYIAGPAATTILADFGADVIKIEPPGTGDVYRFFSAMPPNPVANTNYAWQLTNRNKRSIALDLKSSEAKEVLTRLVQWADVVVVNFPPRVKAALGVSYEALSPLNPKLIYADITGYGSEGPDADTPGFDVTAYWARSGLMEVTHDAGSPPTLPIPGIGDHATATTLYAAIVTALYTRTRTGKGSHVSTSLIANGIWAAAAWVEGGLNGGRFFAQHDRKNPPNALLNPYQTADGRWILLVAAQRKDWAAFTRAIGVPELLEDPRFSDERRIDNAAALVKILDPLFASQPLAFWKKTLNAARVIFGVVQIAEEIIHDPQLEANGIVVPLDLPGKPAMRTVSNPIQIMGEHKVKPGAAPQLGEHGAEILREMGFTQDEIARLHEAGTVARFEGAA
- a CDS encoding acetoacetate decarboxylase encodes the protein MTEDEIRAHAYTMPISSPAYPKPPFRFVDREFIIITYRTDPQALARIIPAPLLPAEPIVKYEFIRMPDSSGLGSYTESGQVVPVTFDGVSGGFTHAMYLDSGAGIASGRELLGFPKVFAQPKLEIRNDALVGTLDYNGVRVATATMAYKYEPLDLAAVKKTLAAPGFLLKILPHVDGSSRVCELVRYYVTDVTVKGAWSGPASLELHPHCFAPVAKLPVLEVLSAIHILTDLTIGGAEVVHDYLHHPSNAS
- a CDS encoding acyl-CoA dehydrogenase family protein is translated as MTASSKPNHALPAPDSDFYLLNEILNDTERALLKRVRTFMESQVAPVINKFWAEDAFPFELIPGIRDLGIVGVGFEGYGCPGGSTLFDGFIAMELARVDSSIATFYGVHSGLAMGSIYLGGSEEQKQKWLPPMARLEKVGCFGLTEPLVGSGAGGGLLTTARREGDTWILNGQKRWIGNSPWCDLSIIWARDVDDNQVKGFIVENKTTPGFSVEKIENKIALRVVQNGVITLDNCRVPEENRLQSDLSFRDTARVLRLTRQYVAWEAVGCSMGAYEHALRYAQTREQFGKPIASFQMVQDLLARMLGNITASQCMVVRLAQLQDQGKLLDQHSALAKAFCTTRMRETVAWAREIFGGNGIVLDYNVARFFADAEALYSYEGTREMNSLIVGKAVSGFSAFV
- a CDS encoding 3-hydroxyacyl-CoA dehydrogenase NAD-binding domain-containing protein — translated: MSKDINRIAIIGTGVIGASWAALFLAKGKDVIATDIAPDAQVKLEAFIDAAWPALERLGLAPGASRTRLEFAANLDDAVAGSDLVQENGPERIDFKKDLYRHLDNILAPTTIIASSSSGLTMSEIQSACKNYPERCVIGHPFNPPHLIPLVEIVGGAKTSEETIERVAAFYSGLGKRTVRLHKEVPGHVANRLQAALYREMVYLISEGVVSVADADTAVSWGPGLRWGGMGPSLLFHLGGGDGGIEHFFEQFTGPMSAWWHVLGAPELTPEVRATIIRGVHEQTQSRSAHELAAHRDEILLGLLSLRGDEV
- a CDS encoding porin gives rise to the protein MKKLLLALAGLSFSSAGAWAQSSVTIYGIIDDGLTWSSNQGGKSALQMQSSISQGNRWGFKGAEDLGGGTKAIFRLENGFNVNTGAFSQGGREFGRLAYVGLTNDTYGTLTLGRQGEEIGDYIGALSANGLLPGGILFPHPGDLDNNGIDFHLNNAVKYVSPTIAGLTGVATYSFGGVAGDVAQNSAKSFALQYVNGSLQLVGAYTSIDHPATAVTEGVWTATNTVDGNYGLAASSYKVFGFAAAYTFGAAKLSADWTHTQFGGLDPTVGAKIDGHVTFNIGEVVASYMVTPTLQLGAAYSYTIGNVSATGQEPKYQEFDASADYFLSKSTDVYLSGTYMHAGGGAVADLAPVLEPSSSPNQVALRIGIRKRF
- a CDS encoding MFS transporter produces the protein MNSDATVTLAPPTPARPISTVRRAVTTAVLGQVLEWYDFFLYGTAAALVFGHLFFPVGNDPLTGTIAAFGGFTVGFIARPIGGVLCGHIGDRYGRKTVMMLTLLTMGTATVCMGLLPTYQQVGLAAPVLLVLLRILQGLAAGGEWSGSILLIHESAPASKRGALAAWSPGGAAFGFVLSTLAFLLVKRLSPDDFQSWGWRLPFLCSALLVVLGLWMRRSVEESAEFAEVRATGKESRLPIAEVLRRCPRQVLTVFGLRFGEGAASYIFFAFSIAYGQFIGLKSSWLLGGLTVSMLLMIPVSLFTGHLTDKVGRKPVYLVGAIAIVLVAYPYFVLLSSGEFVKVMAALILANSITLGILEGAQPAFISELLPVHLRFSGLGIGREISSVLGAGLSPMIATALLAHYHSATPVALYLGVLGLITVLATCLAPETFPKALRLQARQDAQ